GCGTCGTCGGCATCGGCCTGTGCGCCACCCCCGCGGTTGCGCAGCCACTCAACCAGCGAGCGGCCCATCTGCTCGGTCTGCAGCCGCAACTCGCTGGTCTCGCGGGTCTGCAGCACCCAGTCGTTCAGTTCGTGCACGCGGGCAAGGTCATGTCGCTGCCAGGCCGGCACGGCACGTGCCACCACGGCCAGGTCGCTGCGGGCCACGGCCAGGTGGAGCTGGTCGCGCAGCCAGGCGGCGGCGTCGGCTTCACCGGTGACGCGGCCCGAATCGACCGCGGCCTCCAGGCCTTCGGAGTAGCTGAAGCCGCCCACCGGCAAGGCGGGCGAGGCCAGCCACATCAGATGCAACCGGGCGCCAGGCGAGAGCGGCGCCGGGCGAGACAGGACGCGCGGCATTCAGTGGTCGTGATCGTGGTCGTGACCGCAGCCCGGGCCGTGCACGTGCGGCGCCGGTGCGGCCTTCACGGCGATGCCAATGGGTTTGCCGCGGCTGGCGCTGGCGGCGGGGGCGGCGTGATCGTGATGACCATGGCTGCAACCCGGGCCGTGCACGTGCCCGGGGGCGCCGTGGGGCGGGTTGGCCGTGCCGTGGGCGTGTCCATGGTCGTGGTCGTGCCCCGCGTGGTCGTGCCCGCCGTGGTCATGGCTGTGGCCGTGATGCCCATGCCCGCCGCTGGCGTAGGCACCGCCTTCGGGCTCGAAGCCTTCGGTGGCCTCGCGCACCGTCAGGTGCATGGCGCGCAGCATGTCGGCCAGCACGTGATCGGGCTCGATCTTCAGGTAGTCGGGCTGCAGCTCGATCTGCACATGGCGGTTGCCCAGGTGGTAGGCGGCTCGCACCAGGTCGAAGGGCGAGCCGTGCTCGGCGCAGGGCGTGATCACCAGCACCGGCTGCGGGGCCGCCTGTACGCGGATCATTGCGCCATCTTCGGTCACCAGCACGTCGCCGCCGCGCACCACGGTGCCGCGGGGCAGGAACACGCCCAGGGTGCGGCCCTGGCTGTCGGTGGCGTCGAAGCGGCTCTTCTGGCGCACGTCCCAGTCGAGTTCGACGGTGGCAGCGCGTTTGAGCAGCACGGAGGCCAGGCCCTGGCCTTGGGGGAGGAGTTTGTTGACGGTCAGCATGCCCGGCAGTGTGCGTCAGAACAGGAAGTAACGCTGCGCCATGGGCAACTCGGTGGCCGGCTCGCACACCAGCAGCTGGCCGTCGGCACGCACCTGGTAGGTCTGCGCATCGATCTCCATCTTCGGCAGATAGTGGTTGTGCACCATGTCGGCCTTCTTCACGGTGCGGCAGCCCTTCACGCCCACGATGGTCTTCTTCAGGCCGTACTGCTCGGGCAGGCCGGCCGCGATGGCGGCCTGGCTCATGAAGGTCAGCGAGGTGCGCTGCAGGGCGCCCCCGAAACTGCCGAACATGGCGCGGTAGTGCACCGGCTGCGGCGTGGGAATCGAGGCGTTCGGGTCACCCATGGCCGCGGCCGCAATGAAGCCGCCCTTCATGATGATGCTGGGCTTGATGCCGAAGAAGGCGGGCTTCCAGATCACCAGATCGGCCCACTTGCCTTCTTCGACGCTGCCCACTTCGTGCGACACGCCGTGGGCGAGCGCCGGGTTGATGGTGTACTTGGCCACATAGCGCTTGACGCGCGCGTTGTCGTGGCGGGCCGTGTCGCCGGGCAGGGCGCCACGCTGGGCCTTCATCTTGTGAGCCGTCTGCCAGGTGCGCAGAATGACCTCGCCGACGCGGCCCATGGCCTGCGAGTCGGAGCTGAACATGCTGATGGCGCCCAGGTCGTGCAGGATGTCCTCGGCGGCAATCGTTTCACGGCGGATGCGGCTTTCGGCGAAGGCCAGGTCTTCGGCGATCGAGGCATCGAGGTGGTGACACACCATGAGCATGTCGAGGTGCTCGTCGATGGTGTTGACCGTGAAGGGGCGCGTCGGGTTGGTCGACGAGGGCAGCACGTTGGGCTCGCCCACCACCTTCATGATGTCGGGTGCGTGGCCACCGCCCGCGCCTTCGGTGTGGAAGCTGTGGATGGTGCGGCCCTTGAACGCGGCCACGGTGTCCTCCACAAAGCCCGATTCGTTCAGCGTGTCAGTGTGGATGGCGACCTGCACATCCGTTTCTTCGGCCACGCTCAGGCAGGTGTCGATGGCCGCGGGCGTGGTGCCCCAGTCTTCGTGCAGCTTCATGCCGATCACGCCGGCGTTCACCTGCTGGCGCAGCGCCTCGGGCTGCGAGGCATTGCCCTTGCCCAGAAAGCCGATGTTCATGGGGAAGGCCTCGGCCGCCTTCAGCATCAGGGCGATGTTGTCGGGCCCCGGCGTGCAGGTGGTGGCAAAGGTGCCGGTAGCGGGGCCAGTGCCGCCGCCGATCATGGTGGTCACGCCGCTCATCAGCGCCTCTTCGATCTGCTGCGGGCAGATAAAGTGGATGTGCGTGTCGATGCCGCCGGCCGTGACGATCATGCCTTCGGCGGCCACGATCTCGGTGCCCGGGCCGATGACGATGTCGACGCCGGGT
This is a stretch of genomic DNA from Aquabacterium olei. It encodes these proteins:
- a CDS encoding urease accessory protein UreF; the encoded protein is MPRVLSRPAPLSPGARLHLMWLASPALPVGGFSYSEGLEAAVDSGRVTGEADAAAWLRDQLHLAVARSDLAVVARAVPAWQRHDLARVHELNDWVLQTRETSELRLQTEQMGRSLVEWLRNRGGGAQADADDARLAQCAALPPAPTWPVAFALAVAQCLPAAAPGQDSDAALREALLSFTFGWAENMVQAAIKAVPLGQSAGQRILQALVDAIPDAIDHALTLPDSQRQAFTPMLAILSAQHETQYSRLFRS
- the ureE gene encoding urease accessory protein UreE gives rise to the protein MLTVNKLLPQGQGLASVLLKRAATVELDWDVRQKSRFDATDSQGRTLGVFLPRGTVVRGGDVLVTEDGAMIRVQAAPQPVLVITPCAEHGSPFDLVRAAYHLGNRHVQIELQPDYLKIEPDHVLADMLRAMHLTVREATEGFEPEGGAYASGGHGHHGHSHDHGGHDHAGHDHDHGHAHGTANPPHGAPGHVHGPGCSHGHHDHAAPAASASRGKPIGIAVKAAPAPHVHGPGCGHDHDHDH
- the ureC gene encoding urease subunit alpha encodes the protein MASIPRRAYAEMFGPTTGDRVRLADTNLIIEVERDLTLQAGGYGEEVKFGGGKTIRDGMGQSQRMNGPEAGDACDCVLTNALILDHWGIVKADIGIKAGRIVKIGKAGNPDVQPGVDIVIGPGTEIVAAEGMIVTAGGIDTHIHFICPQQIEEALMSGVTTMIGGGTGPATGTFATTCTPGPDNIALMLKAAEAFPMNIGFLGKGNASQPEALRQQVNAGVIGMKLHEDWGTTPAAIDTCLSVAEETDVQVAIHTDTLNESGFVEDTVAAFKGRTIHSFHTEGAGGGHAPDIMKVVGEPNVLPSSTNPTRPFTVNTIDEHLDMLMVCHHLDASIAEDLAFAESRIRRETIAAEDILHDLGAISMFSSDSQAMGRVGEVILRTWQTAHKMKAQRGALPGDTARHDNARVKRYVAKYTINPALAHGVSHEVGSVEEGKWADLVIWKPAFFGIKPSIIMKGGFIAAAAMGDPNASIPTPQPVHYRAMFGSFGGALQRTSLTFMSQAAIAAGLPEQYGLKKTIVGVKGCRTVKKADMVHNHYLPKMEIDAQTYQVRADGQLLVCEPATELPMAQRYFLF